The sequence below is a genomic window from Lolium perenne isolate Kyuss_39 chromosome 4, Kyuss_2.0, whole genome shotgun sequence.
CACTGGCTTGATCTTAAACCCAAACTCAGCAGCCCCGCACCAGGCGCAGCACCCTCTTCTGCAGCGCAGTGCCGCAGTCCCGTGTAGACCAACGAGCGGGTGAGTagcacgccgtcgccctcgcgctCTCCCCTGCCTCTTCTCCCGCTGCCCCTCGAGCTgccctccccctcgtcctcctcctcctcctcctcacggcAGGGAGATAGATTGAGGGGGTGTGTCCTTCTGACCAACAATGGTGGTAGGCTCTCTATCTTTGCCTCTCTGCTGTCCATTTTAGCGCTTCTCAGATTTAAGCGATTTTGATACAAGGTAGAATGGTGGTAGGAATATTTCGCGTGCGAGGATTGCATCCCAGATTATTTCTTTTGCGATTCCTCTGCACAACAATTAAATTTTCCTCTTTTTTCCTGCGAAAAAGTTCCCATTTACTCGAAACTGTACgaactgcccccccccccccccccccccctctgctCATACGATCTCTCCATTCCGATGAGAGGGAAGTCCTCGTCTCTATCAATGGCTGACTTGATTTATCACTTTATCAGTCGGTGCGCCACTCGGTTTTGCTTATAGGGTTTTTGTGGTTTCTGTGATTGAAAAGATCCATCTTTTTCCCCTTGGTGGATGCGTTCCATATCCTGGAATTGGACCCGCCTGTGTTAATTTTGCCGTATAGCATCCACAGACTTCGTGTTTCCTTGGATGGTTAGCTCGGATGCCGCAGTAGTTTGTCAAAATACTGACCTGTATTGGTGAAATTGCAGCACTAGCTGAACACCTTATACATAGGACACTCTCATTTGTATATATTTATTGATGGTCCATTCAATCTAATATATGTTCTAATTCTTTAGTGCATTCTGGACCCTAGAGTAGTTGAATGAGGCCATGATAATTTCCGTTTCGGGATTTCAACTGTGGTATGTTGTTTTGATTCATATGTTGTTCATGTTGACACATTGATACTGCGGAGTAAGGATTTTTTTGTTTTAGTTTATGTTACAGTAACCCACCCACCTATTTGGTGAAGAAATTCTTGCTTCTCTGGCACTTGAGCTCATGCTACAAGCATCACTGCCATACTGCAGTACTGCATGTTTGGTTAATCTTATTCCAGGTGACAGTGGGAAAACCTGGTAAATCTGACCAACTTTTAGATTTACCAACCTGATCGCTTTCCTCCCAAATCATTTTGTAGCTATGTTATGCATAATCTGTTACTTATGCATCCTCATAATCCACGTAAATAGGAATTTGAACTGTTTCTAATTGTATCAATAACTGTTTATCGGGCATTAGCTTGATGTATTGTTGTGGCATGGGTGGAGGGGAGTTTGCAATATAAAAAAGTGGCTGTTTTCTTCTTCCTTTTTGATGTATTCTAATAACTATGTAATTGAATCTTGCTGTGCTAATTTCGTGCTAGAGATTTTAATTGAGATATCTTGTGGTTGTTGTGGTCTTATAACGCAATAAAATTCTTACCTTGTGTTATTTTCTTCTTTATAATTGCTTTTCTGGTGGTTTGCTTTCAATATTGACCGACGTGTGCTAACTCATGTCACAGGACTGGGTTAGCGATAGCGATGACAGTGATAAGTTTGAGTGGGGAAGTGATAGCGAGGCTGAGTCCTCATGGGCTCCGAAATTGAGGAAATTGGATGCTCCTGGCCCGTCGATGCTGGTACGTCAGGTAGTAACAGATATAAAAAAATGTGTATTTCATCACAGGAGCGGCTTATCATTATAATGATCATAGTGTGATATTTGTTCGTGCAATTGTCTAAAGGATTCTAATGGGTGGGTCAACGGGCAAGCAACATCTATTTCTTTAGTCGAGGTATATGTGGGAATGGGTTTCCCAAAAGAGATGGTCATGAAGGGTATTAAGCAGATTGGTAATACTAAAGGTAATTAGTTTCATTTCATTTGTCTTGTTTGTGTTTGCACATTTTGCTCCAATCGAGGATTTTGCTTTCAGGGCATAGTAATGAAAATGCATTGCTCGAGCTGCTTCTCACATATAAGGTATTCTCCGTGCTCTACTACTGAGTTTATTATATGATGCCCTTGTTTTGTGGTGGAAATTATTGTGTATTCCAATTGGTCATGTGAAATGCAGGTAGTAGGTGAAGACGCTGCAGTGGGTAATTGCTCTGCCTCTGGCTGCACCCCGCTGAGtgttgaagatgatgatgattttgactttGAAAACTGGGATGTCGATGATGATGCTGGTGCTAGAGAGCACAACTCTGATAGTTCTGGTGATGAGGTAGATGATACATTATCTTTAGTTCGTTAGCTGAGAATTTTGTTACCATATATGTATGCACATATGTGAAATCTTTGCACTGCATTCCTTGATAACTTCTCCTATGGTTCCTTCTTAACGAGTGCCATGCATACTTGAGCACCCAATTTAGTACTGTTTGAGCTTTGTTTATTTTGCTCCCAGCCTTTCGTCAGTGTAGAATTGCATTGCGAAGTTTCAGTACTTGATTTGTTTTACTCAGAGTTCTCATCATGTTTAAGTTTATCATGTACGAGTGTAATGTTTTACGAAGTGAGTATACCAATACTCTGGGAGTAATCATGCGAACTGGAAAGTAGTAGAAAATGAGTGTATTATTGTCCTACTTGTCTGTATTTTTCATAAATCAGAGAATTCAGATCTATTAGACACGCTTGTTTTCTCTTCAGTTACTATGCATTTGAATATTTACAAGATTCAGGACTTGCGGTGTTATGACGCTACGAGAAAATCATATTACAGGTGCTTTAGCCAATAGAAGTGGCTACACATACTGCAGGCGCTTTAATGTGTAGAGATATGCTCTTTGATTTTTTGTGTACTCCAAGATATAATGTACAATCTGACTGAACTCAGAAGAGTTTAGAAGAACAGAGGCTGAACTTAAAGCGCTGAATACTAAAGAAACAAGCAAGAATGTAGCTGGACCTAAATAATTATATCATGCACTGAAGTAAAGGTTGTGCTGCGACCCGTCTGATCACATTTCCGCAAAATCAAAGGGGGGTCACGAAATAGGATGCAAGCTAGGACGAAGAAAGGTCTTTCAGTCTTAAATGACATAGTTCAAGATTCTTATCTTGACTTATAAAAACGTGGGATTCAAGGCTTAAATGACATTATCTATAAAAAAGGTTCAAGATTTTTTTTGACTTTCAGTTACAGAAAATGATGATATTACTGAAAAAGGACAGCACATACCACACTAGTTGCATCAAACTTCCCTCCAGGACTAGCCTCAAGAAAAATAAATATCTACCTGTTAGAGCCAAGAAAAATGAAGGATTCGATCCATACATGTTCTTATAGAAATGCATACATGGAGTCACTAATTCAGAAATCTCAGAGTGAAACATATGTGATGTCCCATTTTCTTACAAGTGTATTCATAGATCAGACCCACAAGTTATGCAAATAGAATGAGTGAAGAAAATATTGTATGGTTCAATCCTATATTCCTATTCATGTCTAGATATATGTAATGACTGAATTCAACAAGTATGGAAATAGTATGGAGCGTTTGATCTCTATTACACATGCTCAGCAAAAAATATCTTGAATGCTAGCAAGGAAATGAACCTGAAATAGGGTGGCATGGGAATGTTGTCATCAGTCTTATCATGCAGATGCACCCAGTTTCCTCATCATCCATCAGTTCTGAAATCGGGATGAAGAGACGGTATAGCCGTGTTTCATCGCTGCTACGCATCCAGCACAGTGTCGTTTTAATTATGAAACAGCAAATTTGGACATGTAATTTCAGTTTACTCCAGCATGACCAAAAGTACCTATATTACCTTTATGTTGTTTCGAGTGTAAGATGACAAGAATTTGTATTCATGCATATAACAGTTCTTGTATTAATGTTCTTCTCAAATATCACCAGAGCAAAAAACTGACTTCCTAAATGATCTCATTAATTTGATTCTTGAATagtttttctctctctttttcttggGTAGTCAGTGCTATTCATCTCTTGATCATTGATTAGCTGCTGTCCCCTTTCTTTTCTCTGTTCATGTAGATGTCGCTGATCACTATGCAGTTGTATTTTTCATCAGCAGTCAGTTAGTTGGCATTAAAAAATCTGTAAGATGTAGCAAGTGTTTTCTAATCTCGGGTTTTGTTGTGCTTTGTGCAGGATTTTCTACAAGAGATGTCAGAGAAGGACATGAAGTTGAAAACATTACTGGGCATGGGATTTCCTGAAGATGAAGCCAATGTGGCTATTACAAGATGTGGTATGACTTGTGTGGAAATTTCTGGATTTAATTCATTATTCACTGTTAGGTACACGTACATGTATATACACAAACATGTGGGCCTATGGACCACTTACACACACACAACACATACACAGCCCAACATGGTGTACCACTTTTTTCGAAATAGATGTGATCACACTTTCTTCGAAAGGGACCTTTATGTTGTATATTTTTGCGTACATTTTTCTAGGTGTGGATGCTGCTCTCTCTTTATTAATTGATTCTATCTCGGCATCACAGTACGCAGGAGGTCATGAGGTAGTTTTTTTGATCCGATTACATTTGAATAAGAAAACTGCTTCGCTCTTTTAATTTGATGTAAGGACACTGTAAGCTTTGTATGTTGGGCAGGTTATGAATGGATGCTTCTATTCCACTGGAGAGAGAAGGAAAAAAAAATTGATGGAACAGACCAAGAATAAGATGAAGCGGTATAGAGGTGGAGCACAAGGCAATCGAGCCCCCTTGGATGGTAGCCATGATGAAGAAATGCCTATTCCAAAGCCTATGGTTGGATTTAACCTGCCTGGTTATATGCGATCAGTGATCAGAATGATTCCTGAACAAGCTAGGGGACCACCTTTTTTCTACTATGAAAATGTGGCCCTAGCTCCAAAAGGTGCATGGCCAGAAATTTCAAGATTTCTGCATGACATTCAACCAGAATTTGTGGACTCTAAGCACTTGTGTGCAGCTGCCAGGAAAAGAGCATATATCCATAATTTGCCAATTGATAACAGATCACCTCTCCGGCCCCTCCCTCCAAAGACCATATTTGAGGCCTTCCCTCATTATAAGAAGTGGTGGCCTTCCTGGGATCCAAGGAGGCAGCTCAACTGCCTGCAGACTTGTGTGGGAAGTGCAAAGCTGTCAGACCGGATTCAATGTGCTCTTGCAAGCTCAGACAATCCACCGGCTAGAAGTATTCAGAAATATGTCATGAAAGAGTGCAGAAAATGGAATCTTGTCTGGGTTGGAAAGAACAAGGCTGCTCCGTTGGAGCCTCAGGAGTATGAAGATCTACTTGGTTACCCGAGAGACCATACTAGGGTACTTGGCAGGGCAGAGAGATACAAAGCTCTCGGCAACGCATTCCAAGTTGATATAGTCGCTTACCACTTGTCAGTGCTCAGAAACATGTTTCCCAATGGTGTTAATGTGTTGTCCTTGTTCAGCGGTATTGGAGGAGCAGAGGTAGCTCTGCACAGGCTTGGGATCCACATGAGAACTGTCGTTTCTGTTGAGATAAGCGAAGATAGTAGGAGGGTTTTGAGGGGTTGGTGGGATCAGACTCAGACAGGCACATTGATTGAGATTGCTGACGTGAAATCTCTCAGTAATGATAGAATTGCATCATTTGTTAGTACATTTGGTGGCTTCGACTTGGTGATTGGGGGCAGCCCTTGTAACAATCTTGCCGGGAGCAACCGACACCACCGCGATGGCTTGAAGGGCGATAAATCCATCTTGTTCTATCACTACTCCAGGATCTTGCGTGCCGTCAAGTCGTCTATGGCAAGATTGTAGGATAATCATTGTTTACGCAACCTCAGGTATGAATAAACAGGTTTCTTTTGCTTCTGCCATCACTTTGCCGTTATGGCTATGAAAATTTGCATTGACTGCACCCATCTATTATATTGCTCCTCTCGACAACTTGTAATTTACAAAAACTTTCCCCCCAGATAGTTTGTTCTTGGTCTGAAAGAACCACTCCTGATGTTATATTTCAAATACTGGAGATGTCGTCTATACATCACGTTCTGGTTTTCCATTTTCCATTACACTTGCATCAATAGGAATTTCGGAGTCAGTAAATTCTGTTTTGAATGGATTTGGACCAAGGACGGAAGCAACAATTAGAGATTCTTCCGTCCTTGTTTACCTGCTTCCCTCTtgtgtgacaaaaagttctaagctcTGAAAACCTGCTTCCTTCTTGTGTAACAATAAGCTGTATGCTCTGAAAACCTGCTTCCCTCTTGTGTAACAAAAAGTTGTATGCTCTGAAAACCTGCTCCCCTCTTGCGTAACAATAAGTTGTTTGCTAGTATTTAAAAAGCAAGCAGGATCCTTCCATTTATTTTGAGATCAGACAGGAGATAGCTCAGAGTTGGAAGATGAGATGATTTGCGTTTGTTTccccttgtttgagatgattctaGGTGTTGTAGACATCCTGTCGTGTATCTGGATCAGTAATACATATTACTTTTGGTTGGTTATGCTGCTGGTTGTGTTTCTGGCTATTTATTTTCTTCGAAATGGGGTATATCCCCAGCCTGTGCATCAAGCGATGCATACTTTTGGTTGTGTTTCTGGCTATTACTCTGCAAAGATGTGGTGTGCCATATCCTTTACAGCTCTGCAAAGATATGGTTCTGGCAATGGCCGTTCGTGTGTCTCACAATTGCTGTTCTTTTTACAGGTGCAGCTGAAAAGTCAGTATGAAGATCAATGTTCCCTGGATGGATGCTTGGAGGTTGCAGTCTCTTGAGCTATATGAAAACAatgtcctctttttgatcctgTTTCCCTGAATGTTAATTCTGTTGATGGTGCTTCCTGGATGAATGCTCTCCTCTTCATTTGCAATCTGGGCTGCATGATGACCATTTTTTTTTAGTCGTGTCGACAGTGACAAAAATTTGAGAGAGAACAGCTGTTACAATTTGTGTCCAGTTACCATTACGGTTATCAACTTATTGAGCAATGGAGGCAGTTGTCCAACTAGGATTGGATACAACTTTTGACATATGCATGTCATGTTATGGTCCCACTAATATGTCTTTGTCTCAAAAGCtgatttgatttttctctttctctctcacatTTTCACTTAGTTTTCACTATAGCTGAAGAGGCTGCCTCCTGATGAAGAGGCTGCCTCCTTATCCGAACCTACTTTGAATCACCCGAACCAAGATAAAGCTACGAGACAATACCCCTGAGGCTATGCATTGGCCATACCCTTAGACACTGTAGGCAACCAGCTGGTGTAGATCGTCAGCCTGAACCTTAACCTGGACTGCATGTCATTCCTGTGTTATTGTGCTCTGTGGGCATAAATAGTACCTGTAGCCAgggttttatttgtttttcttgtcACTGCTATGCTTATCTTCTATTCCTGTCCAAATCGGGCGGTCTCACTTACCCAGAGATGAATGATCGATGGTGAGGTCCTTGTTCCTGAATTCGAACTCTTTTGCAGCGTTGTTTAGCGAGAGCTTGAACTGGACATGGATCATTTTCGTCCTATTTGTCcagacttagagcatctccagtcccgTCCCTCAAAGCGATTTAGGTCGTGTCagacaaaaaaacgttcccagtCGCGTCCCTTAAAGTCGTTTTTTTTCGGCGCGCCTGAtatggtgtccggcgccccgaaccCGTCCCAGCCCcagaggggacgcaccggggacgccggatgcactgaaaagcgaggcggggagtggcgggactgacccgtcagcggcacattgaattttaacctaaccgtcgcctacctcgcgacggaagttattggcgagcagcgacggtgcagttcccgtagAGGCGcagtctgcgtgccggcgttaatgagcgccactgctccccgcctccctccggcctataaaaaaggGTCGCGTCTCATCgttcctctcacacacaaaccctagcgtctctctccccaaccctagtcgCCACCATCTAAAGAGTCTACGCCATGACTGGTAGAGGCGAaggccgagctcgcggccgtggcagagctgcacgctcgtcgtcgcctgcgacgtcgtcgtcctcctcatcgTCGAACATGCATGATGAGGAGGGGCCCGTGCTGTTCGaattcatcatcatcctcaaaggcgacccacacggcatccagaggctgccggacacctTCACCGACTTCGTCGCCGACTACGAGCGCCCGggctcgctgcatctgcgggaggatggctgccgctgctgccggtgctgccggtggatcgtcgacgtgatctacggcgcgcgcggcaagatgtacctccacatcggctggagaagttcgcgcgctaccaccgcctggaagccggcttcgtgctcgtcttctcctactttggcgacagggacatgagcgtcaaggtgttcgacgagacgcgttgACGCCGGAACTACCACGACGAcagcgccgaggaggacgacgacgactgaAGAgtattgtttcttcgcagcgaaaaaaATGCACGAAGGTTTATGGATGTTCTTCATCGGAAGAACCAACAGGAGCACCCTCactagctggattttccagtttgggtgactgggtgtgccctcgagtgttctttcttagcaacgaacacacgaaaccttgGATGCTCGGCCTAGTTAAGTTtaattttttttgcattgttttatattcgtgtcaaccatggttcaaactatgtattagtttgtggaaaaccatattccaaactatatcttcatgtaaaccacgttccaaattatgtaatagtttgtggaatatttcttctctttattaaaaaaatgcaaaaaacaaaaaaaatattttaatatttggggtggcgtttgggggacgcagctggggagcgacgtcccccaaacgcggtacgaacgaaacacgtcctccaaacgctcaatccggcaccgtttggggaacggtttgggggacgcgactggagatgctcttatattcTTAAACGCAATGTACATCATTGGGTGAAAAGGAACGAAAAACTAGCTGATTAAATCTGATCATTGGTGATTGATTTGATGGTCAATTCTACAGTACTTTGCTTAAGTTGTAGTTCAGACTGCACCTTGTCAGATGGCCCAAATCCACTCGAATGGAGCTTCCGTGTATCCATGGACCATGGCATACATCCTTTCACTCTGTCTCGGTTTTTCAGATGACCTAGTAGGCTGAAAAAAAACGAAGAAGTTAATTTCTCTTTCTTTCCATCTGCGGGTTCTCGTGAATTTTTTTGTTGTGCCATGAATAGTGAGATATAAGGCTTGGAAATGCCAAAATAGAGTAAAAAGAGTACAATATCTTTTTTTTTTAAATGTGCTCAAGCATTGTACTTTCTCCGTTTGAAAATAAGTGTCTCAACTTTTTGTAGATATGAAGGTATAGGTATCTATAACAAAAGGGAAGTGCTGACAATCCTCCGGAGGCTAGGGCCTTCTGAACCTCCGGGTCGAGCGGCCGCCACGTGTCCGTAGGAAAGGAAACAAGGACAAGAGACTGCGTCTTGCGTCTTTCTCTGCTCACATCCGAAGCACCATGGCCCCTCTTCTCCTCCATCGCGGCATAAAATAGCATACGCCGGCGCCTGTAGCATGGAGACTCCGGCTAGCAGCATCTCTGCCCGACGGCGGTAGCATGGACGTCCACCGCCGGTAGCATCTCCTCTCGCCGCCGGTGATGCATCACCGTTCGCCGCTGGCAGCATCGCTGTCTACCGCCGGCAGCACCACCACCCGCCGCGGAAACGTCGTCAACAGTCGCCGGTCCCAGGGAACTAGGGAagccttcgccgccgccgtcccagCTTTCGCCGTCGCCGTTGCAGCCTCCGCCACCGCTGTCGCAGCCTCCGCCACCGCCGGTCGCAGCCTCCGTCTTCGCCGGTCGCAGCACCGCCATCACCGTTGCCGACGGAGCTTCCGCCGTCGTTGGTTGCAGCACCACGATGCACACTTGTAGCATGGACGGCCGACTAATGAAGCAACGGCGGCTGGCGTTTCAGCTAACGTTTGCAGCAAGCAGCGGCAGCTGACCATGCAGCACCGGCAACCTTCAGCGGTGGCCGGCATTTGTAGCTTAAGCGACCGCCCGTTCGCAGCTCGCGCACTTCACGTTTGCAGCAAAGAAGCCAAGCGGCGGAAAAGTATGTAGCACTGGCGACCAGCGTTTGTAGCAGCGGTGGCATGTGTTTGCAGCAGCATCGACCGGAGTTTGCAGCAACGTCTAGCGGCGGCGTGCTTGCAGCAGCAGAAAAATCATGGAGGAAGGGGTGGCGCGGTGGAGGTCCGTTGGCGCGCCAGAGGTCGGGTGACGGCCGACGAGGTGGAGTTGGAGCGGGGGATCCCGACGAGGTCGGTGGCGAGAGGTAACGCGAGGCGCGAGCGGGAGGTCGAAGCTCGgccagaggaagaagacgatAGAAGAGATGAGGTAGGGAAGTACAACACCGTTTATGGCTTGGAGGAAAACGAGTGGACAGAAgccctcttgataggataaggtGGGTCCGTCTGTTGGTGGACCTGTGCGGTACGCGGAGCCAGCGATGCCGATCCGCTCCATCCGACGGCTGCGCACCCGGAGGCTGCGACGCTACGAAACCTCCGACGGGAACGAAGCGTTTTCCATAACAAAAATACATCTAATACAGTATATCTAATCAAAACTAAGACACATACTTTTAAACGGAGTTAGTACGCCTTTGAGAATTTGGGGTCAGTTTTGTAGTGTGAGCTGACCGTGTGCCTCAGCAAATTTTGctttaaaaaaaacaaagaagTTGGTTTCTCCTTCTTTGCGGATGCCCGAGATGGCGAGACGGCCGCAAAGCCACAGCCCCTTGATCAATAGCTTAGCGACCAAGCTAGACTTTTAATCTAAAAAAAAAACACTCCGTAAATACAAACTAGTCTAGCCGACTCTCACAGACAGACAGCGTTGTTTCAAAGCTACGCTCTTTCCCTCCCTTAATTTCTCCCGCCGACGAAATCCCCAAAttcaccaccgccgccatgccgccgccgccgccgcatcgtaTCCTCCTCTTCGTCGCCGTCTTCCTCGCCAGCGCCACCAGCACCCTTTCCATCTCCACCGCCCCCGTCGAGCTCACAGGTAACTATGCTTCGCACCCCCCTCCCAAGCAAAtctccctaaaccctaaccctaacccccctCATCTTGCAGTCGCTTCGCACCCGCCGGCCTCCATCCACCTCCCGCCGGCGGCGCCCGTCGATGGCGAAGGGAGCGGCACGGCTGGCCCCTTCTGCACGCGCGTCCACCTCCGTGGCCACGCCTCCCGCCTCCGTGACCCGTCCCGCTTCTTCCACGCGCTGCGGGTCCGCGCCAACGCCTCCCGCCCCAACGCCCTCGAGCTCTGCTTCCACCGGTAAGCCAAAAATACGAAAGAAAAACCCTACTTCTCTTTTGTGCTTCTGCTTCTCGGCCTGATTTTTTCTGGGGATGTGCGCGTGCTGTTTGTAGGAATGCCACAGTCGCTCCGTGCAAGTGCGCTGCGTCGCAGTGGCACAAGGTGCCCAAGAGCGGGCTATGGGCGCAGTCCATCTCGCCGTACGACCACCGGATCATCGATTTCCGCATGCCTGGGGACCCTTCGAGGTCCGTTGTGGTGTCCACGGAGGAAGGTGTGCCTTTCTTTTGGTTCCTGCTCTGCTGCGATTTTATTTGTTTTACACTTAAATGACATCTGTTGGCCTAGTTATTGGATTGAGAATTCGGGCTTCTGTATGTCTTTGCAGAGTTCTTGCTCCATAGGGTGGTGTTCCTGGTGCTAGGGATGGTGCTCATGACGGTGGCCCACACGCTTAGTCAGTCTGTAGTGTTCTACTATGGTGGAGCCATGACCATCGGCATTTTTCTCGTGGTACTCATTATACTCTTTCAGGTGAGCTATTCTTCTATACTCCGTTCTCTATGGAGGACAAGTTAATTAATGTAGTAATTGGCACTGATAGAGGAGTCAGTTTTTGTAATGGTTCAGTGAAGTTAACTTCTCTACTTCATGTTGCTCGCTGTGATAATTTTAGTTGTATATGTGGAACTATCGATTATAATCATCAGAATGCTGCAACATGTGTTCTCCATCCTTTAGTATGGTGGATATTATCTCCCTTTGTTGCACGTATATTATCTCTGGTACTTGGTTTGCTAGTCAGTAGTCGCTCCCTGAGCTGTTATTCGTTCTATTTCTTACTATCTGACTATTTTCTGTATATCTATTTTCAGGGGATGAAACTTTTACCCACTGGTAGAAAGAGTTCACTTGCTATttttgcatattcttcagttgtgagTATTCATTTGACTATTGAGGATGCTTTCTTCTCTGATTTTCATGTCACACTCTTGGACCATAAAttcatgatgaattctcaaaaaaCAGGTTGGCGTCACAACATATTTTCTGCACTATTTGTCGGGACTGCTGCGTTCAATGCTGGTGGAAATTGGAATTGCCGAAGACATGCATAATCCTGTATGTAAGTTCTCCATTTAGGAATCAATTATGGTTCATTGTGCTTGTTTAATTCCCACCTACATTTACATCTGCCGAGGCACAACATTTTAAATTGTCCCATGGCTTTTCATTCTTGGGGCTtacattttctttgttttgtcTTGATATATTACTGTGGCATATAAAATGGAATGCTGAGTATCTAGTCCGAATATGCTACAGATGCTTGTCTTTTTTCGTTCCTGCTGTCTATTGCCTGGTTCTACTAAATGGCCCTAGAAAGTGTCTTATCATGTTTACATTATTATTATTCCTTTCTCTGCATTAGGTTGTAGCTTCTGTCCCAAAACATAAGACTTGCATATCCTACCAAAACGTCTTACATTTTGTCTTACATTTTGGGACAGAGGAAGTACCATATAGGATCATCAATGTTTCAACAGATTTTCTATTCAAGCCTCATTTATCACTGCTCTAATGACGTAAAACTTGTAAAATATATTATTGCAGCTAGGTATATTCCTTCTCGTATGTGTCATCTTAGCTGGAGCCTGGTTTGGTTACTGGGGTGTCCGTAAACTCGTTCTAACGGAAGAAGGATCTGTTGATGGTGGCGTGGCTTATTTTGTCGAGTGGGCTATCTTGATTATTTCTGCTGTCATGATTCTCCAGGTACCTTTTGTAACAGATGGTTGTTGACTATTCTACTAGTTATCTCTTAACTGACTGGTAGTTTTGCTTCTTCCATTCCTGTAGAGTTCTCTGGACTATCTCCTTGCATTTGCAGCATTAGTCTTCTGCATAATCATCAAG
It includes:
- the LOC127326193 gene encoding uncharacterized protein produces the protein MPPPPPHRILLFVAVFLASATSTLSISTAPVELTVASHPPASIHLPPAAPVDGEGSGTAGPFCTRVHLRGHASRLRDPSRFFHALRVRANASRPNALELCFHRNATVAPCKCAASQWHKVPKSGLWAQSISPYDHRIIDFRMPGDPSRSVVVSTEEEFLLHRVVFLVLGMVLMTVAHTLSQSVVFYYGGAMTIGIFLVVLIILFQGMKLLPTGRKSSLAIFAYSSVVGVTTYFLHYLSGLLRSMLVEIGIAEDMHNPLGIFLLVCVILAGAWFGYWGVRKLVLTEEGSVDGGVAYFVEWAILIISAVMILQSSLDYLLAFAALVFCIIIKTVSRIDGMSGFVRHLLSGLSKGITRPFRCEDLGEGYSNTNGTHQDGFSKLHQYLKRTPRQNSPLSGSGEKTLSQGLARDSYYSTYHTTPERRKFSKEEYEAFTREETKKGMKELLSSPAFNRWALANADRISVTPPGTGINKSSQQRQRFLGLF
- the LOC127326194 gene encoding DNA (cytosine-5)-methyltransferase DRM2 isoform X2 produces the protein MVDWVSDSDDSDKFEWGSDSEAESSWAPKLRKLDAPGPSMLDSNGWVNGQATSISLVEVYVGMGFPKEMVMKGIKQIGNTKGHSNENALLELLLTYKVVGEDAAVGNCSASGCTPLSVEDDDDFDFENWDVDDDAGAREHNSDSSGDEDFLQEMSEKDMKLKTLLGMGFPEDEANVAITRCGVDAALSLLIDSISASQYAGGHEVMNGCFYSTGERRKKKLMEQTKNKMKRYRGGAQGNRAPLDGSHDEEMPIPKPMVGFNLPGYMRSVIRMIPEQARGPPFFYYENVALAPKGAWPEISRFLHDIQPEFVDSKHLCAAARKRAYIHNLPIDNRSPLRPLPPKTIFEAFPHYKKWWPSWDPRRQLNCLQTCVGSAKLSDRIQCALASSDNPPARSIQKYVMKECRKWNLVWVGKNKAAPLEPQEYEDLLGYPRDHTRVLGRAERYKALGNAFQVDIVAYHLSVLRNMFPNGVNVLSLFSGIGGAEVALHRLGIHMRTVVSVEISEDSRRVLRGWWDQTQTGTLIEIADVKSLSNDRIASFVSTFGGFDLVIGGSPCNNLAGSNRHHRDGLKGDKSILFYHYSRILRAVKSSMARL
- the LOC127326194 gene encoding DNA (cytosine-5)-methyltransferase DRM2 isoform X1 produces the protein MVDWVSDSDDSDKFEWGSDSEAESSWAPKLRKLDAPGPSMLVRQDSNGWVNGQATSISLVEVYVGMGFPKEMVMKGIKQIGNTKGHSNENALLELLLTYKVVGEDAAVGNCSASGCTPLSVEDDDDFDFENWDVDDDAGAREHNSDSSGDEDFLQEMSEKDMKLKTLLGMGFPEDEANVAITRCGVDAALSLLIDSISASQYAGGHEVMNGCFYSTGERRKKKLMEQTKNKMKRYRGGAQGNRAPLDGSHDEEMPIPKPMVGFNLPGYMRSVIRMIPEQARGPPFFYYENVALAPKGAWPEISRFLHDIQPEFVDSKHLCAAARKRAYIHNLPIDNRSPLRPLPPKTIFEAFPHYKKWWPSWDPRRQLNCLQTCVGSAKLSDRIQCALASSDNPPARSIQKYVMKECRKWNLVWVGKNKAAPLEPQEYEDLLGYPRDHTRVLGRAERYKALGNAFQVDIVAYHLSVLRNMFPNGVNVLSLFSGIGGAEVALHRLGIHMRTVVSVEISEDSRRVLRGWWDQTQTGTLIEIADVKSLSNDRIASFVSTFGGFDLVIGGSPCNNLAGSNRHHRDGLKGDKSILFYHYSRILRAVKSSMARL